In one window of Camarhynchus parvulus chromosome 18, STF_HiC, whole genome shotgun sequence DNA:
- the MRPS7 gene encoding 28S ribosomal protein S7, mitochondrial, giving the protein MAAPSAAGLGRRLRAWLPRIMPVRWSRYNPSYLEPEVKKESHQKPLEELTEEEREQMELKAVRPIKAAPPSLSSSVFSDPMISKFTNMMMKSGNKVLARSLMSQTLEAIKRKQLEKYHKAPENEKETIECNPYVIFHQALKNCQPIIGLSNITRGGKTYQVPVPLTDNRKRFLAMKWLITECRENKHRRTLMPEKLSQELLQAFNNEGPVIKRKHVLHKMAEANRAYAHFRWW; this is encoded by the exons ATGGCGGCGCCCAGCgcggcggggctgggccggCGGCTGCGGGCGTGGCTGCCCCG GATAATGCCCGTGAGATGGAGCCGCTACAACCCCAGCTACCTGGAGCCAGAAGTGAAAAAGGAATCACATCAGAAACCTTTAGAGGAGCTgacagaggaggaaagggaacAAATGGAGCTTAAGGCTGTTCGACCCATCAAAGCTGCTCCTCCCAGTCTCTCCAGTTCCGTGTTCAGCGACCCCATGATCAG TAAATTCACCAATATGATGATGAAGAGTGGAAATAAAGTGCTGGCCAGAAGCCTCATGTCTCAG ACTCTGGAGGCCATCAAaaggaagcagctggagaagtACCACAAAGCTCCAGAAAATGAGAAGGAGACAATTGAATGCAACCCCTACGTCATTTTCCACCAGGCTCTCAAGAACTGCCAGCCCATCATCGGGCTCAGCAACATCACCAGAGGAGGCAAAACCTACCAG GTGCCCGTCCCGCTGACGGACAATCGGAAGCGCTTCCTGGCCATGAAGTGGCTGATCACCGAGTGCAGGGAGAACAAGCACCGCCGGACACTGATGCCAGAAAAgctctcccaggagctgctccaggccttCAACAACGAGGGGCCTGTCATCAAGAGGAAGCATGTCCTGCACAAGATGGCAGAGGCCAACCGGGCGTACGCCCACTTCCGCTGGTGGTAG